The nucleotide sequence GCATTTGACCTTTACCGTAACGATTATACAGAGCGCATTATTGTTTCAGGAGGAATTTTAGGAGAAAATCAAAAATCTGAAGCAGAAGTCATGAAGGCAATTCTCGTTGAAAAAGGTGTACCAGAAGAAAATATTTTTATGGAAGCCCGTGCTTCAAGTACCATCGAAAACTTTCAATTTTCAAGAGTTATTTTGGATAGTCTAAAAGAACAACAGGTAATTCTTGTAACAAGTGAATTTCACGTTTTCCGCGCCCAACTGATTGCTGATAATAATGGGATTTATGCAGTACCTGTTCCAAGCAACAGTCCTGACGAAGGGCTATTTCAATTGCTGCGCGAATCAATATTAT is from Chloroherpetonaceae bacterium and encodes:
- a CDS encoding YdcF family protein, with product MRRIFFIMLSLFIFIGLVLSISLVSVYRAATYYHQFYQLNEPPSFSTTLVLGHKLEHDLPSDILLSRLDKAFDLYRNDYTERIIVSGGILGENQKSEAEVMKAILVEKGVPEENIFMEARASSTIENFQFSRVILDSLKEQQVILVTSEFHVFRAQLIADNNGIYAVPVPSNSPDEGLFQLLRESILSVFYLSIQQWGIDEHPNPIHPSFKPEKEMMAMQKFIKTQH